The window CCAGCCGCGCCAGTTCGGCCATCGACAGCCCGTCGATGACGATCTTCTCCACCGCCAGCGCCTCGCGCTCCGACAGCGAGGCAAGCAGGGAACGCCACCCCAGTTCGCAAAACGGCGACTCGGCAGCCGGATCGGGCAAAGAGCTGAGCAAAGTCCCCGCTGCGTCCTCACTGTCGCTCAGCGGATTGTCGGCCAGCTCCCGCGACCGATGCCGGCCCCGCACGCGGATGTACTGCCAGACTCGCTCGTGCGTCTTCCGTTTGGCATAGGCGGCAAAAGGCACACCGCGCGCCGGGTCAAACTGCTGCACCGCCAGCAAAAAGGCGATGTACGCTTCCTGCAGCAGATCGCCGCGCTCTGCAGGCGGGACATAGAATCGCTTCGCCGCCCCTGCGATCACATTTTCAAATTCCTGCAGCAGCGCGAGCAATTGCCCGCTGTCCTGCGCTTGCGCCTGCCGGACGATGTCGGCAAAGCGGTCTTCTCCTGTCATCACGGATTTCCCCTAAGCGGGGACCGGTCCCCTGCGATGTCGTATACGCAATTTCAGCATAGGGGGAGGGGGAGCGTTCGTAAAAAAAGCACCTGCTGCCCAGTCGCAAGGGACGGAGCCTGTCTGCATGCCGACTGAGCTTAAATCACAGACGAGTCAAATTTTGTCAAATTTTAGGTTGACTGAACTTATTTGCATATCTAAAATACTATAACGAGGGGTGTGTTAAACAAAAGTAAACTGGTGATGGAAGGAGCAAAGAACATGGAAATTGTTCATCTGGACTGTGACCAAATGCAGACGTTGCCCGTCGAATCCTATATCGGAGACTTGGCGGTGCTCGCCCCTGTGTATGTGGAAGGCGGCGGGGATATGACGAGAGTGGTGACCCAAGGCGGGGAGATGTGGAATGACCCGCGGCCGGTGCCTGTCGTGCTGAAAGGGGTAGCACGGCATTTTGGCGTGGATCTGACGGCTGTCCGGGAGCGGTATGGGGATATACTGGGGAGAAGGCTGCATGTGCCGCTGCCGTTCGCGCCGCGGCTGACCCTGGTGCCGGTGAAAATGCGGTTGCCGCGGGTGCAAAAAGACGGGACGACAGGCTACGTGGCGACCCATCAGATCGAACGCGTGGTACCGGGGCGCAGAACGACCTCCTGCACGCTGCACTTGCGCGGCGGGCAGAAGGTGGCGTGTTTGCAGAGCGGGGAGTTTGTCGTGCAGCAGTTGCGCAATGCGCGGATCGTACAGACGTTTTATAAAGAGACGATGAATTTCGGCATTACCGTTCCGCTTTGACCAGTTTGCCGTCTTGTTCAAATACATACTTCTGCTCCAAGTCGAGCAGCACCGCCTGACCGTTCGTCGCGTTGGTGATCAGCTTGTGCAGGCGCTCCGTCTCATGGGCGGGCACGAGCGCAAACACACTGACGCGCTCCAGATACTCGATGCGGTCGATATGGAAGTCTTCCACGGCGTGCAGTTCATTTTCCACTTTGCCAAGCCAGGAATAGTCGATGTCGATCGCGATCTCCTGAAACAGCTTGCGCGTGACGATGCCGGCCGCGTGCAGTCCGGCGGCGGCCGTCTGCGAATAGGCGCGGATCAGGCCCCCGGCGCCGAGCATGATGCCGCCAAAATAGCGGGTGACGACGACCGCGACATTGCGCAGGTCCTCCTTCTTGATCACTTCGAGGATCGGTTTGCCGGCCGTGCCGGACGGTTCGCCGTCATCATTGGCCTTTTGAATCTCCTGATGCGGACCGACGACGTAGGCATAGCAGTTATGGGTGGCGTCCCAGTGCTTTTTTTGCAGAGCGTGGATGAACTGGAGCGCTTCTTCTTCAGAGTTCACAGGCGTTGCGTAGCCGATGAAGCGTGATTTTTTGATGATGATCGTTTCCTCGCCCGGGGCGAGCAGCGTGCGGTAGG of the Tumebacillus sp. BK434 genome contains:
- a CDS encoding sigma-70 family RNA polymerase sigma factor, which gives rise to MTGEDRFADIVRQAQAQDSGQLLALLQEFENVIAGAAKRFYVPPAERGDLLQEAYIAFLLAVQQFDPARGVPFAAYAKRKTHERVWQYIRVRGRHRSRELADNPLSDSEDAAGTLLSSLPDPAAESPFCELGWRSLLASLSEREALAVEKIVIDGLSMAELARLEGVSAGTVKTWKQRALVKIREEIKKTRG
- a CDS encoding YigZ family protein, which encodes MLPSYRTLLAPGEETIIIKKSRFIGYATPVNSEEEALQFIHALQKKHWDATHNCYAYVVGPHQEIQKANDDGEPSGTAGKPILEVIKKEDLRNVAVVVTRYFGGIMLGAGGLIRAYSQTAAAGLHAAGIVTRKLFQEIAIDIDYSWLGKVENELHAVEDFHIDRIEYLERVSVFALVPAHETERLHKLITNATNGQAVLLDLEQKYVFEQDGKLVKAER